The window CCTGGGAGTCGGGTTTCGTTGAGGAGGACGCTACGCGGGCACAATTGCGGAGACATTACGCGAGATTGCCGGCCGCGACTGAAATGGCGCTTCCGCATGCCGGGACCTGGAAAAGATCGGTAAAAACGGTTTTCCTGATCGCAAAGCGCCCCGCATTTGTTACAACGCGGGGTGTATGCGCCCGAAAGCTTCGACAATCGCGGCGGCAGGACGATTTTGCGGGGAGTGATCCTTCCCGAAAGTCAGGCAGCGTCGAAGCGCAGGGCGCCCGGGAGAGGGAGAGAGACAGTGACGAAACGGGAAACCGCTGAAAGGCGGCTGAGCGAGGTTCTGCCGGGCGTGATCCGCCCCTATACGCAGACGGAACTGAAATCCGTTCTCTCGACGCTCAAGGATATTGCCAAGGCCGAACCGGCGGTGGCGACGCTACTCGCCGCCGAAAGCCCGCTGAAGGATTTCATCGCTGCGGCTTTCACGCTCTCGCCCTATCTGCGCGACATGGCGGCGGCGGATGAGGGGCTGCTGACGCTTGCGATTTCAAAGCCGCTCACGCCGCTGCTTGCGGATCTCGTCCGTGAAGCACGCGATTGCTGGAGGCCGGGCGAAGACGGCGGCGTGCCCGTCGAAAACGAAGTGATGTCGCGGCTGAGGGTCGCCAAGCGGCGGCTCTCCTTCGTCGCGGCGCTTGCCGATCTGGCGCGCATCTTCACCGCCCGCGATACGACGCGCTGGCTGAGCGAGATGGCGGATGCATCGCTTTCCGCCGCCATAGACCACCTGTTGCTGGCAGCCCATGAGAGCGGCAAGCTCAAACTGAAGAACGTGGCCGCGCCGAGCGAGGGTTCCGGCCTGATCGTGCTCGGCATGGGCAAGCTCGGCGCGCGCGAACTGAACTATTCCTCCGATATCGACGCCGTGGTGTTCTTCGAACCCTCAGCCGGCATCATGGACGATCCCTATGATGCGACGGAGAATTTCGGCCGCATGATGCGCCGTCTGGTGCGCATCATGCAGGAGCGCACGGCCGATGGTTACGTTTTCCGCACCGATCTACGGCTGCGGCCCGACCCCGGCTCGACGCCGCTCGCCATTCCCGTGGAAGCGGCGCTGCTTTATTACGAGGGCAGGGGCCAGAACTGGGAACGCGCCGCCTATATCAAGGCGCGGCCGGTGGCGGGCGACATCAAGGCGGGCGAAAACTTCCTGCGCGAGTTGACGCCCTTCATCTTCCGCAAATATCTCGATTATGCGGCGATTGCCGATATTCACTCCATCAAGCGGCAGATCCATGCCCATAAGGGCCATGGCGCGATTGCGGTGAAGGGCCACAATGTCAAGCTCGGGCGCGGCGGCATCCGCGAGATCGAGTTCTTCGCCCAGACGCAGCAGCTGATCGCCGGCGGCCGTATGCCGGCGCTTCGGGTGCGCGCAACGCAGGAGGCGCTTGCGGCGCTCACCGAAGCGAAATGGATCGATGCCGAAACGCGTGACAGCCTGACAGACGCCTATTGGTTCCTGCGCGAGGTGGAGCACCGCATCCAGATGGTGCGCGACGAGCAGACCCATGTGCTGCCGGACACCGACGCCGAATTGAAACGCATCGCCTTCATGCTCGGTTTTGAGGACACCAAAGCCTTTTCGGAAAAGCTGGAAGAGGTGCTGCGGCTGGTGGAGCGCCGTTATTCGGCGCTGTTCGAACAGGAAACGAAGCTCTCCGGTGAGGCCGGCAATCTGGTCTTCACCGGCCAGAAGGACGACCCCGATACGTTAAAGACGCTTTCCACCCTTGGTTTTCAGCGGCCGGAGGATATTTCCCGCGTCATCCGCACCTGGCACAATGGCCGTTACAGGGCGACGCAATCGGTGGAGGCGCGCGAGCGGCTGACGGAGCTGACGCCGGACCTGTTGCGCGCCTTCGGTGAAAGCAAACGCGCGGATGAGGCGCTGCTGCGTTTCGACAATTTCCTCTCCGGTCTGCCGGCCGGCATCCAGCTCTTTTCGCTGCTCGGAAACAACCCGGCGCTGCTCGACCTGCTGGTGACGATCATGTCGTCCGCACCGCGCCTTGCCGAAATCATCGCCGCCCGTCCGCATGTCTTCGACGGCATGCTGGACCCGGCATTGATGAGCGACGTGCCGACGCGCGATTATCTCGCCCACCGCATGGGCAATTTCCTCTCCAATGCCCGCCATTACGAGGATATTCTCGACCGTCTGCGCATCTTCGCCGCCGAACAGCGTTTCCTGATCGGCGTCCGGCTGCTGACCGGCGCGATCCGTGGCGAGGTCGCCGCCCGCGCCTTCACCCATCTT is drawn from Agrobacterium tumefaciens and contains these coding sequences:
- a CDS encoding bifunctional [glutamine synthetase] adenylyltransferase/[glutamine synthetase]-adenylyl-L-tyrosine phosphorylase; amino-acid sequence: MTKRETAERRLSEVLPGVIRPYTQTELKSVLSTLKDIAKAEPAVATLLAAESPLKDFIAAAFTLSPYLRDMAAADEGLLTLAISKPLTPLLADLVREARDCWRPGEDGGVPVENEVMSRLRVAKRRLSFVAALADLARIFTARDTTRWLSEMADASLSAAIDHLLLAAHESGKLKLKNVAAPSEGSGLIVLGMGKLGARELNYSSDIDAVVFFEPSAGIMDDPYDATENFGRMMRRLVRIMQERTADGYVFRTDLRLRPDPGSTPLAIPVEAALLYYEGRGQNWERAAYIKARPVAGDIKAGENFLRELTPFIFRKYLDYAAIADIHSIKRQIHAHKGHGAIAVKGHNVKLGRGGIREIEFFAQTQQLIAGGRMPALRVRATQEALAALTEAKWIDAETRDSLTDAYWFLREVEHRIQMVRDEQTHVLPDTDAELKRIAFMLGFEDTKAFSEKLEEVLRLVERRYSALFEQETKLSGEAGNLVFTGQKDDPDTLKTLSTLGFQRPEDISRVIRTWHNGRYRATQSVEARERLTELTPDLLRAFGESKRADEALLRFDNFLSGLPAGIQLFSLLGNNPALLDLLVTIMSSAPRLAEIIAARPHVFDGMLDPALMSDVPTRDYLAHRMGNFLSNARHYEDILDRLRIFAAEQRFLIGVRLLTGAIRGEVAARAFTHLADLVIEAALNAVLAEMEAAHGPYPGGRVAVMGMGKLGSFELTAGSDVDLILLYDYDDAAHESTGAKPLDVVRYFTRVTQRLIAALSAPTAEGVLYEVDMRLRPSGNKGPVATRISAFEKYQREEAWTWEHMALSRARLICGDASLMEDARRIIASILSQKRDVAKVSADVLEMRSLIEQEKPPENNWDFKLINGGLIDLEFIAQYLALVGPVKGLAAHEPGRNTAEALQALAAPVMEPQAFDDCMAAMALYTEISQIVRLCIDGAFNPKEAPAGLTDLVCRAGDCPDIPTLEGEVKRLAKAVRKAFVGTVKNGG